The following are from one region of the bacterium genome:
- a CDS encoding uroporphyrinogen-III decarboxylase-like protein, with product MPNNLLTKPVEPDFEALRNNILRKGTPTRVHYMELYQDNEIKDAVVARYDLENKLDKNDKYYRYQREVLIQKFLGYDIVCGALEPPVIYPNFITAPKSQDTTAIINQNRGERIWANEHQGPIQTWEDFEKYQWPDVNKLDLSSLDWANKNLEPNMKVYLPTHSIYELGSALFGYEQLCYKMYDEPELVDAVFAKVGENRLKLAEVYCDYDCVGMLFGGDDMGFKTGLLMPKQFLLEKVLPWYKKMAEVAHNKNKLIILHSCGNIEPLMDSLINEVKLDGRHSFEDVITPVTEAKRLYGNRIAIIGGIDMNFICTATESEIRKRVRQTLDICQPGGGYCLGTGNTVANYIPLENYLIMLDEGRKYTS from the coding sequence ATGCCAAATAATTTATTAACTAAACCAGTTGAACCGGATTTTGAAGCATTGCGAAATAATATTTTGCGTAAAGGAACACCAACCCGGGTCCATTATATGGAATTGTATCAAGATAATGAAATAAAAGATGCAGTAGTTGCCCGATATGATTTGGAGAATAAATTAGATAAAAATGATAAGTATTATCGCTATCAACGTGAGGTATTAATCCAAAAATTTCTCGGTTATGATATTGTTTGTGGTGCACTTGAGCCGCCAGTGATATATCCAAATTTTATCACCGCACCAAAATCGCAAGATACAACGGCAATTATAAACCAAAATCGAGGAGAACGAATCTGGGCAAATGAACATCAGGGTCCAATTCAAACCTGGGAAGATTTCGAAAAATATCAATGGCCAGATGTCAATAAACTTGATTTATCATCGTTAGATTGGGCAAATAAAAATCTTGAGCCAAATATGAAAGTCTATCTACCGACACACTCAATTTATGAACTCGGGTCTGCATTATTTGGTTATGAGCAACTATGTTACAAAATGTATGATGAGCCTGAATTAGTCGATGCTGTTTTTGCAAAAGTCGGTGAGAATCGTTTGAAACTAGCAGAAGTATATTGCGATTACGATTGTGTTGGGATGTTGTTTGGTGGAGATGATATGGGATTTAAGACTGGTTTATTAATGCCGAAACAATTTTTACTAGAGAAAGTTTTACCGTGGTATAAAAAAATGGCAGAGGTTGCGCATAATAAGAATAAATTGATAATACTCCATTCATGTGGAAATATTGAACCATTAATGGACTCGTTGATTAATGAGGTAAAGCTTGATGGCCGCCATTCGTTTGAAGATGTTATAACACCGGTAACAGAAGCAAAACGTTTGTATGGTAATCGGATCGCGATTATTGGGGGTATCGATATGAATTTTATTTGTACGGCAACCGAATCAGAGATTCGTAAGCGTGTGAGGCAAACGTTAGATATCTGTCAACCCGGTGGCGGATATTGTTTAGGCACCGGCAATACTGTAGCAAATTATATTCCGTTAGAAAACTATTTAATTATGTTGGATGAAGGTAGGAAATATACCAGTTAA